GAATTATCCTCGATATTCCTGTCAAGGTGGGTAACTCCGTGATTCTCGCCAACACCTTTAATGACGGAACCACCATCGCCAGTGTAGCAAACATGAACGACCTCATCTTCCGTGGCAACATCGACGAGACCGAGGTCGGCAATCTGGTAGTGGGAATGCCGATGAAGATTACCATCGGAGCGATGCAGGACCTGAAGTTTGATGCCGACCTGGAGTACATTTCACCAAAGGCTGTAGAGAACAATGGAGCCAACCAGTTTGAGGTAAAGGCAGCCGTCCGCTCAGTAAAGGGCGGCAAGATCCGTTCTGGCTACAGTGCCAACGCCGAGATAGTATTGGCAAAGGCTAACCACGTGATCACCGTGCCCGAGAGTGCTATCGAGTTCAGCGGCGACAGCACCTTTGTCTATATCGTAAAGGGCAGCGGCGAGAAGAAGACATACGACCGCAAACAGGTAACCACCGGCTTAAGCGATGGTGTGAACATCGAAATCAAAAAAGGTCTGAGCCTGAAGGACAAGGTAAGAGGTCCGCAGGTTGTGGCAGACAATAAGGATGATGAAGAATAAAGCATGATAATATACAAAAAGTTACCCAAAGGTAACTTACCTTAGGGTAACTTTTTGTGATTATGAGCCTATACTAAAGGTCATCAATGAAGACCGCCGTCTCATTTGAAATAGTCAAATAGAAATATCGGGAAAGCATTGAGTACTGCTACTTTGCAATCTTCGGTATTCACATACTGCTCTAATTGTGAGTTGAATATTTTGTCTTGAAGTATGTCTTCTTTAGATGCAGGCATCGAATTCTTTCCCTTACATAGATAGTTCGCTTTTCCCACATTCATTTCCTTTAAATATTCCCAATTCTGCTTGACTTCCTTCATCTCTTCTTCTGTTGGCTCTCGATGGTCTTTCAGTAGGATAAAATCGAAACTGTCATACGCAGAAAAATCGGCAGATACACCTTTGAACTTACTACACTCTGAGCGTGTTACAGAATACGTCCAATAGTTTGCATCGGGCAACTGCTTAGTATAACGTATAGATTCAACCATCGGATAGTCAATATAAAGCCTACCAAACTCCGTTTCGTTGTTGAATGTTTCAAGCATTTCCTTTACCTGCCTGTTGATTTCTTCGAGAGATAAATTCCGGTTATGAAAGTCATAGTCGAAGAACAGATAGATTTCAGAAATGTCAGCAGATGCATCAATATCCTTGAGCGGATTGTCAGCTTGACAGGCAAATTTCTCCATGAGTAAAGACACAATATCTCCATCGCCATCATACTCCTGCAAATCTTTGTATAGTTGATAGATGTTGTTGTTATAGGAACATACTATCTGCTCATCTCTGTTTGCAAAGTATAATCGCTGGATGGTGCGGAACAAATCCGGCTCCCGTTTTACTCCTTCAAAAACGAATAGTATCATACTTCGAATGCATTACCTCTAAACATTTTTTCTATATTATGCCCGAATCTCAACTCTTTTTGGGTGCAGTCGCTCAACGGCTTGATTTTGTTGTCTTGCAAGATGAAATTGCAGTCTGGGCGAAGCAAGTCGTTGGTCATCAGATAGGTATTGTGTGATGACGTAAAAGCCTGACATGGAAGGGCAAAGAGAGTCTTGCAAACCTCATAAGAGAGTCTGAAATGATAGAATGCATCAAATTCATCAATGAAAACGAACGATGCATTTGTCATCTGTTTCAGCCAGTAATAAAGCAGCATCAGAGATTGAGTACCCGTTGATGCAATCTTATCGAATGGAATGCGACCTAATCCAAATACGCAATACAACTCTTTATCATCATCCTTTGGCTCCTGAAACTCAAAACTTTGTCCGCTTACCCGATGGATGAAGTCCTCAAAGTCCCGAGTCAGCTGATTCTTGATGATATACTCATCGAGATTAGCCGGAGCAGTAGCCAACCCCATAAACTCATTTTTTTCAACACTTCTGAACCATAACATTGAGTTTACGAATTGCTGCAGCTTCAGAAGATAATGCTCCTTGGCAAGAGGATAGGAAGTAAGCAGAAAGTTTACGATGGATACATTGTTGGCGTTATTGGCAAGGTTTGCCTTCACCGCAGAATCCATCGGAAACTCAACATCATCCAATGTCAAGACAGAATTCTTGTTGCAGAAAATAAGTTTGTTATTCACGACAAGTTCTTCTTCCTCCAGCTTTCCATCAGGCGATTTGCTATATGTATATAGTAACGTATCATCCATAAACTTGAAGGCATATTCAAATTTTACGGGGAAGTTCAACTTTCCCGTATATGTAAAGTTATCATAATAGTTCACCTTCTTCCACTTCTGTGAAAGATGATTGGTAATGTCGAAGATGGCCATTGCAAAGTTCGACTTGCCAGAACCATTAGGTCCATACACAATGCCATTCTTGATGATACCATCTTTAATGGCAAAAGTATTAAACGAATAGTTACTTGGTTTCGACAAATCCCATTCTATGCGATCGGCAAATCCTCTATAGTTCGTTACGGCAAATTTTACTAACATGGTTCTATATACTTTATTTTTAATTGATAACAATAATGTTGGTGCAAAGCAAACACACTATAAAACTATGAAAACCATCTTTCAATTATTATAATGTCAAGTGCAGCTAAGCATTTGCAAAGATATATAAAAAACCAATAATCCGTAATTTTTTTACGGATATTTAAGATAATAATCAAGGGGAGTCTTCTATTTGCTCTTGTCCCTTAATTGACAATGCAGAAATCATCAACATTGCCATCATCATAAACAATTATTTCATAACTTTATTTTCTTTATTGTTTTTTTATTATCAGGGAATAATACTCTAATTACATAAAGTCCCTTTAAAGAATTAGGAAGTTTTACAGACGGCTGATAATTAGAAGAATGATAATAGCATTTCCCATCCATACCAAACACTTGAAGTTGCTTCCATTCCATAGGACACAGAATACAGTTTTCTAATACAGTCACTTGATTAACTTCTAGTTGAGAAGATTCTATACCAGAATATACTTTCTCAAATACTTTTAGTAGATCTTCTGAAATATATGATCTAGGACTAATCGTATCACTATATAGAGATGTGCCAAAACTATTTCTTGATCTAAAACATATTTTATGTTCCCAAGAACCTAGATTACTTACATTACTTTTTATATGATACAAATCTTTACCTAGAGTTTCCTTCGGTACTACATAACTCGTTGTCATAGTACCATACTCAAAATGATCCAACCAATTCAAATCTGTCTCCTCCAATTCCAACTGTTCACAATCTTCTGCTTGAATAACGCAATCATAGTAGCCATCAACAAATTCCCAATAATCATAATCGAAAGAAGAATAACTCCAAGAATACTCTTTAACAGATGGCTTAGGGGGTAGTAAATCAAAATACACTCCTAGTGAATCCTCACAAAGATTCGATTTACTAATAATCCATCCCTTACAATACTTTT
The Segatella copri DNA segment above includes these coding regions:
- a CDS encoding efflux RND transporter periplasmic adaptor subunit, translating into MKKYSKLIVAAIVALIFIGTFVFLYEKSQPKPVEYTEFTPKMGDVLKTTVITGKIEPRNEVNVKPQISGIITEICKQAGDFVQAGEVIAKVKVIPDMGQLSSAQARVRLAEINLKQAQVNYGREEQLYKKQLVSADEFDKVKQSLQQAKEEKVAALDALEVVRDGVSKSNASASSTLIRSTISGIILDIPVKVGNSVILANTFNDGTTIASVANMNDLIFRGNIDETEVGNLVVGMPMKITIGAMQDLKFDADLEYISPKAVENNGANQFEVKAAVRSVKGGKIRSGYSANAEIVLAKANHVITVPESAIEFSGDSTFVYIVKGSGEKKTYDRKQVTTGLSDGVNIEIKKGLSLKDKVRGPQVVADNKDDEE
- a CDS encoding AAA family ATPase; this translates as MLVKFAVTNYRGFADRIEWDLSKPSNYSFNTFAIKDGIIKNGIVYGPNGSGKSNFAMAIFDITNHLSQKWKKVNYYDNFTYTGKLNFPVKFEYAFKFMDDTLLYTYSKSPDGKLEEEELVVNNKLIFCNKNSVLTLDDVEFPMDSAVKANLANNANNVSIVNFLLTSYPLAKEHYLLKLQQFVNSMLWFRSVEKNEFMGLATAPANLDEYIIKNQLTRDFEDFIHRVSGQSFEFQEPKDDDKELYCVFGLGRIPFDKIASTGTQSLMLLYYWLKQMTNASFVFIDEFDAFYHFRLSYEVCKTLFALPCQAFTSSHNTYLMTNDLLRPDCNFILQDNKIKPLSDCTQKELRFGHNIEKMFRGNAFEV